From a single Streptomyces misionensis genomic region:
- a CDS encoding helix-turn-helix domain-containing protein, translated as MPQRRAITGRSQEPRARFAEELRLLRTRKGLSLRALADAVGWDASLFGKMEKGQTLGGPEVVMALDTFYATIDKLLTLWELAMADPPQFRERYRLYMRLEAEAVSMWHYAASNLPGVLQTPQYAEELLRQGGLSGAELDAQVAARMGRRELLLADGAPQFRTILSETVLRSPLHDSSAWRAQLSHLLVMEECSNIVIQVLPLSAGLHGLTNTDAMFLRDAGGRTVAWIETGYSGELVQESAAVEALQLRYDRVRDLALSPGESREFIKRMLEETPCESST; from the coding sequence GTGCCGCAACGACGAGCGATCACGGGTCGCAGCCAGGAGCCGAGGGCTCGTTTCGCCGAGGAACTGCGGTTACTGCGCACCAGGAAGGGCCTGTCCCTGCGGGCACTGGCCGACGCGGTGGGCTGGGACGCGTCCCTCTTCGGCAAGATGGAGAAGGGCCAGACGCTCGGGGGGCCGGAGGTCGTGATGGCCCTGGACACGTTCTACGCCACCATCGACAAGCTGCTGACGCTGTGGGAGCTGGCGATGGCCGACCCTCCACAGTTCAGGGAGCGGTATCGGCTGTACATGAGGTTGGAGGCCGAGGCTGTCAGCATGTGGCATTACGCCGCCTCGAATCTCCCTGGCGTTCTGCAAACCCCCCAGTACGCGGAAGAGTTGCTGAGGCAAGGCGGTTTGAGCGGGGCGGAGCTGGACGCACAGGTGGCGGCTCGCATGGGACGCCGCGAACTACTGCTCGCGGACGGCGCTCCGCAGTTCCGCACAATCCTCTCTGAGACCGTGCTGCGCAGCCCGCTCCACGATTCGAGTGCGTGGCGTGCGCAATTGAGCCATCTTCTGGTGATGGAAGAGTGCTCCAACATCGTCATCCAGGTACTGCCATTGTCAGCTGGCCTACATGGGCTGACGAACACCGACGCCATGTTCCTGCGAGACGCTGGAGGCCGGACCGTGGCCTGGATCGAGACGGGCTACTCAGGCGAACTCGTCCAGGAATCAGCAGCAGTTGAGGCCCTTCAGCTCCGATACGATCGTGTACGCGATTTGGCCCTGTCTCCGGGTGAATCGCGGGAGTTCATCAAGCGGATGCTGGAGGAAACGCCATGCGAGTCATCGACCTGA
- a CDS encoding DUF397 domain-containing protein — translation MRVIVLSTLTWRKSSYSNTDGGNCVEVSDNLPSLVPVRDSKDTTRTPLLFTAPAWAAFVSAVQANRRS, via the coding sequence ATGCGAGTCATCGTCCTGAGCACTCTGACGTGGCGCAAGAGCAGCTACAGCAACACGGACGGCGGCAACTGCGTCGAGGTCTCCGACAACCTGCCCTCCCTCGTCCCGGTCCGCGACAGCAAGGACACCACCCGGACCCCCCTCCTCTTCACCGCCCCCGCCTGGGCGGCCTTCGTCAGTGCGGTACAGGCGAACCGTCGCTCTTGA
- a CDS encoding DUF397 domain-containing protein → MRVIDLSTLTWRKSSYSNQDGGQCLEVSDSLPSLVPVRDSKDTTRTPLLFTAPAWAAFVHGIKSAS, encoded by the coding sequence ATGCGAGTCATCGACCTGAGCACTCTGACGTGGCGCAAGAGCAGCTACAGCAACCAGGACGGCGGCCAGTGCCTGGAGGTCTCCGACAGCCTGCCCTCCCTCGTCCCCGTCCGCGACAGCAAGGACACCACCCGCACCCCCCTCCTCTTCACCGCCCCCGCCTGGGCGGCCTTCGTGCACGGGATCAAGTCGGCGTCGTAA